A part of Trueperaceae bacterium genomic DNA contains:
- a CDS encoding NAD(P)(+) transhydrogenase (Re/Si-specific) subunit beta yields the protein MTTVVQLLYMIAAVLFILGLKMLGRAQSARRGNFVSAAGMLVAVIATLLSSGIDFGIILAGIAVGAAVGVYVARTVKMTSMPEMVALLNGTGGAASMLVGWNEYIQRPDSGVVAAVSIFAAVVVGAMTTTGSVLAWAKLSERIDGKPIKFASQQVVNAVILAATLVLGLLFVINPAATYALLILYLVLGLALGVLAVLPIGGADMPIVISLLNSYSGVAAAAAGFAIGNTVLVVAGSLVGASGLILTQIMCKAMNRSLANVLFSGFGSGATTAATAVAGEIKPISVEDAYYVLEAATSVIFVPGYGMAVAQAQHVVKELADLLEKNGAEVRYVIHPVAGRMPGHMNVLLAEANVPYEQLVEPDDVNPGMDLIDVAVVIGANDVVNPAAREDEASPLYGMPIIDVDRARTCFVLKRSMKPGFSGVENPLFYKPNTRMLFGDAKASLGALVAEFKDA from the coding sequence GTGACGACGGTCGTTCAGCTCCTGTACATGATCGCCGCCGTGCTGTTCATCCTCGGCCTGAAGATGCTCGGCCGCGCGCAGAGCGCCCGCCGCGGCAACTTCGTCTCCGCGGCGGGGATGCTCGTGGCAGTGATAGCCACGCTCCTCTCGTCCGGCATCGACTTCGGCATCATCCTCGCGGGCATCGCGGTAGGGGCGGCCGTAGGCGTCTACGTGGCCCGCACGGTGAAGATGACGTCGATGCCCGAGATGGTGGCGCTTCTCAACGGTACCGGGGGCGCCGCTTCGATGCTGGTCGGCTGGAACGAGTACATCCAGCGTCCCGACTCCGGGGTGGTCGCCGCCGTCTCGATCTTCGCGGCCGTGGTCGTCGGCGCCATGACTACGACGGGCTCCGTGCTCGCCTGGGCCAAGCTCTCCGAGAGGATAGACGGCAAACCGATCAAGTTCGCCTCCCAACAGGTCGTCAACGCCGTCATCCTCGCCGCCACGCTGGTGCTTGGGCTCCTCTTCGTCATCAACCCCGCCGCCACCTACGCGCTTCTCATCCTCTACCTCGTCCTCGGGCTAGCGCTCGGCGTGCTCGCCGTTCTGCCCATCGGCGGGGCCGACATGCCCATCGTCATCTCGCTGCTCAACTCCTACTCCGGCGTGGCCGCCGCCGCCGCCGGCTTCGCCATCGGCAACACCGTGCTGGTCGTCGCCGGCTCGCTCGTAGGCGCGTCCGGCCTGATCCTCACTCAGATCATGTGCAAGGCCATGAACCGCTCGCTAGCGAACGTGCTGTTCAGCGGCTTCGGCTCCGGTGCCACCACTGCCGCCACCGCGGTCGCCGGTGAGATCAAGCCGATAAGCGTCGAGGACGCCTACTACGTCCTCGAGGCCGCGACCAGCGTCATCTTCGTGCCCGGTTACGGCATGGCGGTGGCCCAGGCCCAGCACGTCGTCAAGGAGCTCGCCGACCTGCTGGAGAAGAACGGCGCCGAAGTCCGCTACGTCATCCACCCGGTGGCCGGACGCATGCCGGGCCACATGAACGTGCTGCTGGCGGAGGCCAACGTCCCCTACGAACAGCTCGTCGAGCCGGACGACGTCAACCCGGGTATGGACCTCATCGACGTCGCCGTCGTGATCGGCGCGAACGACGTCGTCAACCCTGCGGCCCGCGAGGACGAGGCGAGCCCGCTCTACGGCATGCCGATCATCGACGTCGACAGGGCGCGGACATGCTTCGTCCTCAAGCGCTCCATGAAGCCCGGCTTCTCCGGCGTCGAGAACCCGCTCTTCTACAAGCCCAACACCCGCATGCTCTTCGGCGATGCCAAGGCGTCGCTCGGTGCGCTCGTGGCGGAGTTCAAGGACGCCTGA